From one Lolium rigidum isolate FL_2022 chromosome 4, APGP_CSIRO_Lrig_0.1, whole genome shotgun sequence genomic stretch:
- the LOC124648053 gene encoding disease resistance protein RPM1-like — protein sequence MEVMALSMAKAVFNGVLTYAKNGVLSYAEANKAEEIRIQSDVDFITEELQMMQLFLVTADEDNCQNNVMSTTCLKQIRNLAYKAEDKLMDFGLHSEKKPFWGFIPRSLSDPHRIATELNELRAKMEDVSRKNPRYGLFKSNNVSSASRSTAASTEMFGINEAILATLEQKKSYVLQQLITMVEEDLRVIAMWGTSGDHGKMSAIQEVYDDPEVLKKFGFRAWVRLMNPFNPQEFLRSLVRQFYENSHEEVGKQESETSVGANIFAKMEKMDQSDLICVFNTKLCSNSYLIVINDLSTIEDWHCVKKYFPNNKKQSRIIVSTQNGEIASLCTDNPCQVTELKQLSCDQTLYLFHKKDVHASMPTSNIQQEDEEPNTAGENISTASKKFNRSRTLALVDGVLTGREKEKSTVIKLIGQPDNKQSCKVISVWGMSGLGKTSLVRSVYGSQELAVWKHAWVTALRPFSPEVLLRDLALQLQKSIQEDISGAISTKGVALMKIQELKVELARLLKTQNYLVVLDDISSNYEWDLLKEFLDDAGRIIITTRERNIAKYCSRVHENMYGLQGLQDDAALDLFTKKVFKDNTHKFDCVPAMMDQASIMLKKCDGLPLAISTIGGFLATKPKTVIEWRRMNDRVNAALQINPELRTIKAVLMMSYDGLPYYLKSPFLYLAIFQEDQKIRLDRLVRRWMAEGYSRDMDDITAEQLGRRYFEEVLDRSMTLPVEDVNNRSGKIDSCQLHDIIRELCISKARVENLVFTLEDGCSLVSTQGPIRHLVIGSNWKRDVDALPSVLDLSQVRSLTVFGEWRPFFISGNMRFVRVLDLEDTLGLRDHHLDRVGKLHHLKFLSLRGCWNIFRLPNSLGNLWHLQTLDVRGTRIFDLPTAITNLSKLQNLRAPDYLGGSNNLIDSKYGAKVPRGIGQLRALHKLGGAYVEENATVKELRELTELRKLGVAGISSKNSMEFWSAIGGHDHLRSLSVRGKSRKDDLDGCPGERLSPPSWLESLKLYGRLVRVTDWIHQLQNLCKLVLEHSCLEQDGVIRALGMLPNLAVLRLKVSSFWGKQLHFQNSDFPSLVVLELYYLPNLESVLFEEDAMPSLELLQIGTCSELNKISGLSVLTSLKEIRLGSFLDESLKPEMLRQLGQRQKHVIVKDSSIFSGRVVVVLRVPGDQVTPPATIPPVPSRTSLAPSPAPAVDPSLLLPARHRWTGPPDQPPPPPPGRASALWRSDGRPSALCRSNSPLWSPHCVLWALVPVAAHA from the exons ATGGAGGTCATGGCGCTGAGTATGGCCAAGGCCGTGTTTAATGGCGTACTGACCTACGCCAAGAATGGCGTGCTGAGCTACGCCGAGGCCAACAAGGCAGAGGAGATCAGGATCCAAAGCGACGTGGACTTTATCACCGAGGAGCTGCAGATGATGCAATTGTTCCTGGTGACGGCTGATGAGGACAATTGCCAGAACAACGTGATGTCCACGACCTGCCTGAAGCAGATCCGCAACCTAGCTTACAAAGCGGAGGACAAACTCATGGATTTTGGCCTCCACTCAGAGAAGAAGCCATTTTGGGGGTTCATCCCCCGCAGCCTATCTGATCCACACCGCATTGCCACAGAACTGAATGAGTTGAGAGCCAAGATGGAGGACGTGAGCAGAAAAAACCCTCGCTACGGCCTCTTCAAGAGCAACAATGTTAGTTCTGCTTCGAGGTCTACCGCAGCTAGCACGGAAATGTTTGGCATCAATGAAGCAATCCTTGCCACCCTGGAGCAGAAAAAATCATACGTTCTCCAGCAGCTGATTACCATGGTGGAGGAGGATCTTAGAGTGATCGCCATGTGGGGAACAAGCGGTGATCATGGAAAGATGTCCGCCATCCAGGAGGTCTATGATGATCCAGAGGTACTGAAAAAGTTTGGATTTCGTGCTTGGGTTAGATTGATGAATCCTTTCAATCCACAAGAATTCCTCCGGAGCTTGGTGAGGCAATTCTATGAAAATTCCCATGAAGAAGTTGGAAAGCAAGAAAGCGAAACAAGTGTTGGGGCTAATATTTTTGcgaagatggagaagatggatCAAAGTGATTTAATCTGTGTATTCAATACCAAGTTGTGTAGCAATAGTTACCTCATTGTGATAAATGACCTATCCACTATAGAAGATTGGCATTGTGTCAAAAAGTACTTTCCCAACAACAAAAAACAGAGTAGAATCATTGTTTCGACGCAAAATGGTGAAATTGCAAGCTTGTGCACAGACAATCCGTGCCAAGTGACTGAGCTCAAGCAATTGTCATGTGATCAAACTCTTTATCTTTTCCACAAGAAG GATGTGCATGCATCAATGCCCACCAGTAATATACAACAGGAAGATGAAGAACCAAATACTGCAGGTGAAAATATTTCAACTGCTTCAAAGAAGTTTAATCGCAGCAGGACACTGGCACTGGTTGACGGAGTTCTCACCGGGCGAGAGAAAGAGAAATCTACTGTCATCAAATTAATTGGTCAACCAGACAACAAACAAAGCTGTAAGGTGATCTCAGTTTGGGGAATGAGTGGTCTGGGAAAAACCTCTCTTGTCCGAAGCGTCTACGGAAGCCAAGAGCTTGCTGTCTGGAAGCATGCATGGGTCACCGCATTGCGTCCTTTTAGCCCTGAAGTACTCCTTAGAGATTTGGCTTTGCAGCTTCAGAAAAGTATTCAAGAAGATATTTCTGGAGCAATATCAACTAAAGGGGTAGCACTGATGAAAATTCAAGAGTTGAAGGTGGAATTAGCTCGGCTACTGAAAACACAAAATTATCTTGTTGTACTTGACGATATATCATCCAATTATGAATGGGATTTGTTAAAAGAGTTTTTGGATGATGCTGGAAGGATCATAATCACCACGAGAGAAAGAAACATTGCCAAATATTGTTCAAGGGTACACGAGAACATGTACGGTCTTCAAGGTCTTCAAGACGATGCTGCACTTGATCTCTTTACAAAGAAG GTATTCAAGGACAACACTCACAAATTTGATTGTGTCCCGGCTATGATGGATCAAGCAAGTATTATGCTAAAGAAGTGTGATGGACTTCCCCTTGCAATATCGACGATAGGTGGATTTCTAGCCACTAAGCCAAAAACTGTTATTGAATGGAGGAGGATGAATGATCGTGTTAATGCTGCACTACAGATAAATCCTGAACTTAGGACAATAAAGGCTGTTCTTATGATGAGCTATGATGGTTTGCCATATTATCTCAAGTCTCCTTTCTTATACCTGGCGATATTTCAAGAAGATCAAAAAATTAGGTTGGATCGCCTAGTGAGGCGGTGGATGGCAGAGGGTTACTCACGGGATATGGATGACATTACTGCAGAGCAACTCGGTCGTAGGTACTTTGAAGAGGTTTTGGATAGAAGTATGACCCTGCCAGTGGAAGATGTAAATAATCGCAGTGGCAAAATTGATTCTTGCCAACTTCATGATATCATCCGGGAATTATGCATCTCAAAAGCGAGAGTGGAAAACCTTGTCTTCACCCTAGAGGATGGATGTTCTTTGGTCAGTACACAAGGTCCAATACGTCATCTTGTCATAGGCAGCAACTGGAAAAGGGATGTTGATGCATTGCCGAGTGTGCTGGACTTGTCTCAGGTACGGTCATTGACCGTGTTCGGAGAGTGGAGACCCTTTTTCATCTCCGGGAATATGAGGTTCGTCCGAGTGCTCGATTTGGAAGATACACTAGGGTTGAGAGACCATCATCTTGATCGTGTCGGAAAACTCCATCACCTCAAATTTCTTTCTCTACGTGGATGTTGGAATATTTTCCGTTTGCCAAATTCTTTGGGAAATTTGTGGCACCTCCAAACACTGGATGTTAGAGGTACACGTATATTTGACTTGCCAACAGCAATTACCAATCTTAGCAAGCTACAGAACCTTCGTGCACCAGATTATTTGGGAGGCAGCAACAAT CTTATTGACAGCAAGTATGGTGCTAAAGTTCCTAGAGGAATAGGTCAGCTGAGGGCTCTGCACAAATTAGGTGGAGCCTATGTTGAGGAGAATGCCACTGTAAAAGAGCTTAGAGAGCTTACTGAATTGCGTAAGCTTGGAGTGGCTGGTATCAGCAGCAAAAACAGCATGGAGTTTTGGTCTGCCATTGGTGGTCACGATCATCTTCGATCTCTTTCAGTGAGAGGGAAATCAAGGAAGGATGACTTAGATGGTTGTCCGGGTGAGCGTTTGTCGCCACCAAGCTGGCTAGAGAGCCTCAAGCTGTACGGCAGGCTGGTCAGGGTAACAGATTGGATCCATCAGCTTCAGAATCTCTGCAAGTTGGTGCTGGAGCATAGCTGTTTGGAGCAAGATGGTGTCATACGAGCCCTTGGGATGCTACCAAATCTTGCAGTTCTACGCCTGAAGGTTTCTTCATTCTGGGGTAAACAGCTCCATTTCCAAAACTCGGATTTCCCGAGTCTCGTGGTGCTAGAGCTTTATTACTTACCGAACCTTGAATCGGTGCTATTTGAAGAAGACGCAATGCCTAGCCTCGAGCTGCTACAAATTGGTACTTGCTCCGAGCTGAATAAAATCTCCGGGCTATCAGTTCTCACAAGCCTCAAGGAAATTAGGCTGGGTTCTTTTCTTGACGAATCATTGAAGCCAGAGATGCTGAGGCAGCTAGGGCAGCGTCAGAAGCACGTCATCGTGAAAGAT AGTTCGATTTTCTCTGGTCGAGTGGTCGTCGTTCTCCGTGTCCCAGGTGACCAGGTCACGCCTCCGGCCACTATCCCTCCTGTCCCAAGTCGCACCTCCCTCGCCCCCTCGCCGGCTCCGGCGGTTGACCCTTCTCTGCTGCTCCCCGCACGGCACCGGTGGACCGGCCCACCCGACcagcccccacccccacccccaggtCGCGCCTCCGCCCTCTGGAGATCTGACGGACGACCCTCCGCCCTTTGCCGCTCCAACTCGCCTCTCTGGTCGCCGCACTGCGTCCTCTGGGCTCTGGTGCCGGTCGCTGCCCACGCCTAG